A DNA window from Candidatus Saccharibacteria bacterium oral taxon 955 contains the following coding sequences:
- a CDS encoding FAD-dependent oxidoreductase: protein MEQEIKPVVMVGAGPSALTAAIYTTREDIDTTLYEKGVVGGLAAITDKVDNYPGFPDGVEGMALADRLQRQAERFGAKIEYGNVSAIRHEDGVNILTVDGNEVRAKAVLIATGSDYNKLNIPGEAEYYGRGVHYCATCDGAFYRDKRLVVVGGGNSGVQEAIFLTRFASHIDLLVRSTVKASQVLQDDLKKYIDDGKVTIHLETVPTEIVADNTGKVTAVKATKAGEATEFMVDGVFIFIGLKPNTQFLEGSGVELDERRLIKTDNHLATSLPGVFASGDVRSGATMQVASAVGEGATAALSIREYLESQALSK, encoded by the coding sequence ATGGAGCAAGAAATTAAACCAGTTGTAATGGTCGGTGCTGGTCCAAGCGCCCTGACCGCTGCAATTTATACGACGCGAGAAGATATCGATACGACGCTATATGAAAAGGGTGTGGTTGGCGGTCTTGCAGCGATTACCGATAAAGTCGATAACTATCCAGGCTTTCCCGATGGAGTTGAGGGCATGGCGCTTGCCGATCGATTGCAGCGTCAGGCTGAACGTTTCGGTGCAAAAATTGAATACGGTAACGTATCGGCCATACGACACGAAGACGGGGTTAACATCTTGACGGTCGACGGCAACGAAGTCCGCGCAAAAGCCGTCTTGATTGCGACTGGAAGCGACTACAACAAGCTAAATATCCCAGGTGAAGCGGAGTATTATGGTCGTGGTGTGCATTACTGTGCAACCTGTGATGGTGCATTTTATCGTGACAAAAGACTGGTTGTTGTGGGTGGCGGAAACTCTGGTGTACAGGAGGCAATATTTTTGACGCGTTTTGCAAGTCATATTGACCTACTTGTGCGCAGTACTGTAAAAGCTAGCCAGGTGCTACAAGATGATCTAAAGAAGTATATCGACGACGGCAAAGTGACGATTCATCTCGAAACGGTGCCTACAGAAATAGTTGCCGATAACACCGGTAAAGTGACAGCCGTTAAGGCGACCAAGGCTGGCGAGGCAACGGAGTTTATGGTAGACGGCGTGTTTATATTCATCGGGCTCAAGCCAAATACTCAATTTCTCGAAGGTAGCGGTGTCGAACTCGATGAGCGTAGGTTGATTAAAACCGACAATCACCTAGCAACCTCACTGCCTGGTGTATTTGCCAGTGGTGATGTGCGAAGCGGCGCGACGATGCAGGTGGCGAGTGCCGTGGGGGAGGGTGCTACGGCGGCGCTGAGTATCCGTGAGTATCTCGAGTCGCAGGCATTGAGCAAATAG
- a CDS encoding ATP-binding cassette domain-containing protein — protein MKQIREIFNYTKGLRRYILAIALLSIISSLLSFVVPNIVKYATDWAVSIVADKSVFTWKPLILFGLLMVGASVISAIVSDVSGYFGDQLAIRTRHQLSTAYYKHLLSLPQSYFDKESMGKVVNRLYRAIIDITNFLQLFSNNLLQMLITTLLTLVVLAFYGWQLALLFIILIPANFYLTARTSGRWQRVEKEKNKHFDRASGRFTEVIGQIRLVKSFIAEKREYKQFDEDMRAMIGLTATQSKHWHGMNFMRTVVFGVIQAITLSFVFYFASAKRFSIGDIALLVMLIQQAGAPLRGLSFFVDSYQRAVANSRDYIEAMEITPEVDQGSRVRLSVSHGDIRFDHVSFAYSDGARVLNDISFTVKKGEKVALVGESGGGKTTITNLLMGLYSATDGSIFIDDQDIRKVRQADVRVHIATVFQESVLFSGTIRDNIAYGRPDATDDEIMKAAKTANADTFINKFENGLDTEVGERGVTLSGGQRQRIAIARAVLKDAPILILDEATSSLDSRAEHEVQEALDRLMKYRTTLIIAHRLSTIAGVDRIVTLKKGRVDEIGTPVELAKTNGIYAQLLKLQLGASEVAKRKLARFEIAE, from the coding sequence ATGAAGCAAATTCGTGAAATATTTAATTACACAAAAGGGCTGAGGCGCTATATTTTAGCAATTGCACTACTTTCGATTATTAGTTCTCTGTTGTCTTTTGTCGTGCCAAATATAGTTAAGTACGCAACCGACTGGGCTGTCTCGATAGTCGCCGATAAAAGTGTGTTTACCTGGAAGCCGTTGATTCTCTTTGGACTTCTCATGGTGGGGGCGTCAGTTATCTCAGCGATTGTTAGTGACGTTAGTGGCTACTTTGGCGACCAGCTGGCTATCAGGACTAGGCATCAGCTATCTACAGCATACTACAAGCATCTTCTTAGTTTGCCGCAGTCGTATTTTGATAAAGAGTCAATGGGCAAGGTCGTTAATCGTCTATATCGAGCAATTATCGATATAACTAATTTCCTTCAACTATTTAGCAATAACTTGTTGCAGATGTTGATTACGACTTTACTGACGCTGGTGGTTTTGGCGTTTTATGGATGGCAACTGGCCTTGCTGTTTATTATCTTAATACCAGCAAATTTCTATCTAACAGCACGCACAAGTGGTAGATGGCAGCGCGTCGAAAAAGAAAAGAACAAGCATTTCGATCGTGCGAGTGGACGTTTTACGGAGGTAATTGGCCAGATTAGACTTGTCAAAAGTTTCATTGCAGAAAAGCGTGAATATAAACAGTTTGACGAAGATATGCGAGCGATGATAGGGCTAACTGCAACACAGTCAAAACATTGGCACGGCATGAATTTTATGCGTACGGTTGTATTTGGAGTAATCCAAGCTATCACGCTCAGTTTTGTATTTTATTTTGCTTCAGCAAAGCGTTTTTCAATTGGTGATATTGCGCTACTTGTCATGTTGATTCAACAGGCAGGAGCGCCACTTCGCGGTCTGAGCTTTTTTGTCGATAGTTACCAGCGTGCGGTTGCAAACAGCAGGGATTATATAGAAGCTATGGAGATTACACCTGAGGTAGACCAAGGTAGCCGTGTGCGGCTTAGTGTATCGCATGGTGATATTAGGTTTGATCATGTTTCATTCGCGTATAGTGATGGCGCGCGCGTGCTTAACGATATCTCTTTTACGGTTAAAAAAGGTGAGAAAGTGGCGCTTGTTGGTGAGAGTGGGGGCGGAAAAACTACAATCACCAATTTATTGATGGGGCTATATTCTGCGACAGATGGGTCAATTTTTATCGACGATCAAGACATTAGAAAAGTTCGACAGGCGGATGTCCGGGTGCATATTGCTACTGTATTTCAGGAGTCGGTATTATTTAGCGGAACGATCCGGGATAATATTGCCTACGGTCGTCCCGATGCGACTGATGATGAAATTATGAAAGCGGCAAAAACCGCAAATGCTGACACGTTTATAAATAAGTTTGAAAATGGTCTTGATACTGAGGTCGGTGAACGAGGAGTTACGCTGTCTGGTGGTCAACGGCAACGTATTGCAATTGCCAGGGCGGTACTCAAGGATGCACCAATTTTGATCCTAGATGAGGCGACTTCTAGCTTAGATAGTCGAGCTGAACATGAGGTCCAGGAAGCGCTTGATAGGCTGATGAAATATCGGACGACATTGATTATCGCTCACCGATTAAGTACGATCGCTGGTGTTGATCGTATCGTAACGCTCAAGAAGGGCCGTGTTGACGAGATTGGTACGCCTGTTGAACTTGCAAAAACTAATGGTATCTATGCTCAGTTGCTAAAGCTTCAGCTCGGTGCGTCTGAGGTGGCCAAGAGGAAACTGGCGCGTTTTGAGATTGCCGAATAG
- a CDS encoding HAD-IC family P-type ATPase: MNAKNMHGLTVREVAARQRRDGYNELPDREKRSIFGLVFSILTEPMIFLLLAVVVVYFLLGDRSEAIVLMVSVIVVVAIELYQDTKTEKALEALRSLASPNCEVVRGGKHVVIPSRELVVGDLVVVSEGGRVPADARLVDAYNLMADESILTGESVPVDKNATLAKDIRENHVYSGTMIVKGHAIAEVIAIGVATEMGKIGTSLNEIKPEKTLLQKEISKTVRIIAAIAIGLSVVLTILFWVLRGDLLHGFLAGLTLSIAVLPEEFPVVLTVFMALGAWRLAKNNVLSRRSQTIETLGSATVLCTDKTGTLTENRMTIVGITDRHGKVCKAGGQYDEVVTFGVLASQKNPFDPMEEAFISAVSDLNTIYGNMEIIKEYPLEDTSMSVGHVWANTEGVPKVLALKGAPEAVFDLCNLSKTDRSVLQAQVKAYAQEGLRVLGVARGRLTNRVEVSREKYAYDFLGLVALADPIRKEAASAVKLAHQAGIRVMMITGDYAETARRIGKEIGLRAGRVVTGEEFMRADEAMRDRIVQETEIYSRVAPGVKLEIVNALKRNGEVVAMTGDGVNDGPALKSAHIGIAMGKHGTDVAREASSIVLLDDNFVSIVKGVRTGRRIFANLQKTAMYILTVHIPIAVLSILPVLFGWPIILLPIHIVFFEFIIDPSCTLVFEGEPEDENTMRRPPRRLDAPLFSRRLVLQSVVQGGLVVVAIALIHGYMMYQGWTESRARAITFLLVVLTNVFLILAISGRRVILDTLRSRRPTPLAMVVIGVILVLFVVYSLPATRGLFKIEMLTVAEVGLTTLAAILTSSLVTPLRKILHTF, translated from the coding sequence ATGAATGCAAAAAATATGCACGGTCTAACGGTACGTGAGGTGGCCGCCAGACAGAGGCGAGACGGCTACAACGAGTTGCCAGATCGCGAAAAGCGCAGCATCTTTGGACTAGTATTTAGTATTCTGACTGAGCCGATGATCTTTCTTTTGTTGGCGGTCGTCGTAGTTTATTTTTTGCTCGGTGATCGTAGTGAGGCGATTGTGCTTATGGTTTCAGTCATTGTTGTTGTTGCTATCGAGCTATATCAGGATACAAAGACTGAGAAAGCGCTCGAGGCGCTTCGTAGTTTGGCCAGTCCAAATTGCGAAGTTGTGCGCGGTGGCAAGCACGTAGTCATACCGAGTCGAGAGTTAGTGGTGGGCGATCTGGTTGTTGTTAGTGAAGGCGGAAGGGTGCCTGCTGACGCGCGTCTAGTTGATGCCTATAATCTTATGGCTGATGAAAGTATATTGACTGGTGAGTCGGTGCCAGTCGACAAAAACGCTACGTTGGCAAAAGACATACGAGAGAATCATGTATATTCGGGGACAATGATCGTCAAAGGTCACGCGATCGCCGAGGTGATAGCGATTGGTGTAGCAACCGAAATGGGTAAAATCGGCACGTCGCTAAATGAGATCAAGCCAGAAAAGACCCTACTTCAAAAAGAGATTAGCAAAACGGTGCGTATTATTGCGGCAATCGCTATCGGTTTGTCTGTGGTGCTGACTATATTATTTTGGGTGTTGCGAGGTGATTTATTGCACGGCTTTTTGGCTGGCTTGACTCTATCGATTGCAGTGCTACCTGAGGAATTTCCTGTTGTTCTGACGGTGTTTATGGCGCTTGGCGCATGGCGTCTTGCTAAAAATAACGTGCTGAGTCGACGGAGCCAGACGATTGAAACACTTGGAAGTGCGACCGTTTTGTGTACTGACAAAACAGGGACATTAACTGAAAACCGTATGACTATTGTCGGTATAACCGACCGTCACGGTAAAGTATGTAAAGCAGGTGGGCAGTATGATGAAGTTGTCACTTTTGGGGTCCTCGCTTCTCAAAAAAATCCATTTGATCCTATGGAGGAAGCGTTCATCTCAGCGGTATCTGATCTAAATACGATTTATGGCAATATGGAGATCATAAAGGAATATCCGTTGGAAGACACGTCAATGTCAGTTGGCCATGTTTGGGCGAATACAGAGGGTGTGCCTAAGGTGCTTGCGTTAAAGGGTGCGCCGGAAGCGGTATTTGATCTATGTAATCTGAGCAAGACCGATCGTAGTGTGCTTCAGGCACAGGTCAAAGCTTACGCCCAGGAGGGGTTGCGCGTTCTGGGTGTCGCTAGGGGTCGGTTGACTAACAGAGTTGAGGTGTCGCGCGAAAAATACGCTTATGATTTTCTTGGTCTTGTTGCTTTGGCAGACCCAATTCGCAAGGAAGCAGCTAGTGCAGTTAAGCTGGCGCATCAGGCGGGTATCAGAGTTATGATGATTACTGGGGACTATGCTGAGACGGCGAGACGTATTGGTAAAGAGATTGGCCTTCGTGCGGGGCGAGTTGTGACGGGTGAGGAGTTTATGAGGGCCGATGAGGCGATGCGTGATCGTATTGTTCAGGAGACGGAGATATATAGCCGGGTGGCACCTGGAGTAAAGCTTGAGATTGTTAATGCTCTCAAGCGTAACGGCGAGGTAGTTGCGATGACAGGGGACGGGGTAAATGACGGCCCAGCCTTAAAGAGTGCGCATATTGGTATTGCTATGGGCAAACATGGCACAGATGTAGCACGTGAGGCGTCATCGATTGTATTGCTCGATGATAACTTTGTGTCTATAGTCAAAGGTGTGCGCACGGGGCGGAGGATCTTTGCAAACCTTCAGAAGACAGCGATGTATATCTTGACGGTTCACATACCAATCGCGGTTCTCTCGATTCTTCCAGTTCTGTTTGGCTGGCCAATAATTCTACTACCGATCCATATAGTTTTCTTTGAGTTTATTATCGATCCTAGCTGTACACTCGTATTTGAGGGTGAGCCAGAGGACGAGAATACTATGAGGCGCCCACCGCGCCGACTTGACGCCCCATTATTTAGTAGACGATTGGTGCTTCAAAGCGTTGTCCAGGGTGGGCTAGTGGTTGTGGCGATTGCGCTCATTCACGGATATATGATGTATCAAGGTTGGACAGAATCGCGCGCGCGAGCCATTACGTTCTTGTTGGTTGTGTTGACAAACGTCTTTTTGATTCTAGCTATTTCTGGTCGGAGAGTTATTTTGGATACGCTTAGGAGTAGGCGTCCAACACCACTAGCTATGGTGGTGATCGGAGTTATTTTAGTGCTGTTTGTCGTCTACTCGTTACCAGCAACTCGTGGCTTATTCAAGATTGAAATGTTGACGGTAGCGGAGGTGGGCCTAACGACATTGGCTGCTATTTTGACGTCAAGTTTGGTGACTCCGCTTCGTAAAATACTTCATACATTTTAA
- the pheT gene encoding phenylalanine--tRNA ligase subunit beta — MKVSLKIIQKLVDVDIPPIDELVNRINGQLGGVEEVIDFGKKYQDAIVVKVVSVEKHPDADRLSVCLIDDNGAVGDVERNGNGRVQVVCGASNVHADMWAVWLPPKATVPASYDDAEPFVLDSRKLRGVMSSGMLAAGDELAINSDHDGIVELTERDLPKGRTLQTGANFMDLFDLDDVVIDIENKMFTHRPDCFGQIGIAREISAILRGVPADNEEIFDMGFANPDWYWMKPSFESASGLELKVVDQSPDKVPRFMTVAMKDCRVEPSPFWLQCELVRLGSKPINNIVDITNYIMLMTAQPTHAYDYDKLRGKEISARMARDGEEVSLLNGKTYKLTADDIVIADAEGPVGLAGIMGGSDSEVSSETKNIVIEVATFDMYAVRKTAMRHGVFTDALARFNKGQSPLQNDRVLARLMKMIQDLTGARQASDVYDLPDKTGQLDEVSLSGEMRIATDFINSRLGSNLTVFEIGGLLRRTNFASYPAEDDGQTLIIGAPFWRTDIVDPEDVVEEVGRLYGFDKLPCELPLRVMSPAPRNESRSFKQQVRDSLSRAGANELLTYSFVHENIMKRAEQDVSRAFRLSNALSPDLQYYRLSILPSLLDKVNMNIKLGYDEFTLFEIGKAHDKRDHATDDNGLPGEIEMIDAVYASKRPQSGSPYFRVRRLVMRLAQDLGITLKTAPIEETLDDPFVAPFEQSRSALVKTCDGKSVGIVGELKASVRKSFKLPEYSSAMSLDLQALKKASEEKSKQYRPLSRYPSISQDVTLKSRVDVAYESLLDTTRTSLAERAGEINITIDPVSIYQSLDDADHKSTTLHITFTHPDRTLTDADIKPLMDHLACVMLSKYDAERV; from the coding sequence ATGAAGGTTAGTTTAAAGATAATTCAAAAACTCGTCGACGTTGATATTCCTCCAATTGACGAGTTGGTCAATCGAATAAACGGACAGCTTGGTGGGGTTGAAGAGGTTATTGACTTTGGCAAAAAATACCAAGATGCGATTGTTGTGAAAGTAGTTAGCGTCGAGAAGCATCCAGATGCGGATCGGCTGAGCGTCTGTCTGATCGACGACAATGGGGCTGTTGGCGATGTTGAGCGCAATGGTAATGGCCGTGTACAGGTTGTTTGCGGTGCGTCTAACGTTCATGCTGATATGTGGGCGGTATGGCTGCCGCCAAAAGCAACTGTGCCGGCGAGCTATGACGATGCGGAGCCATTTGTTCTAGATTCACGTAAGTTGCGCGGTGTGATGAGTAGTGGCATGTTGGCGGCTGGTGATGAACTAGCTATTAACAGCGATCATGATGGTATTGTTGAGCTAACAGAACGTGATTTACCAAAAGGGCGAACGTTGCAGACAGGCGCTAATTTTATGGATCTGTTTGATCTTGACGATGTTGTTATTGATATCGAAAACAAGATGTTTACTCATCGACCAGATTGTTTTGGGCAAATTGGTATAGCTCGCGAGATATCAGCAATTCTAAGAGGCGTACCTGCTGATAATGAAGAGATTTTTGATATGGGATTTGCTAATCCTGACTGGTACTGGATGAAACCTTCGTTTGAATCGGCTAGTGGGCTTGAGTTAAAGGTCGTAGACCAGTCTCCAGATAAAGTTCCACGTTTTATGACTGTTGCTATGAAAGACTGCCGAGTTGAGCCGAGTCCGTTCTGGCTTCAGTGCGAGTTAGTTCGACTGGGCTCAAAGCCGATTAATAACATTGTTGACATAACAAACTACATAATGCTGATGACGGCTCAGCCGACTCATGCTTATGACTACGATAAGCTGCGCGGAAAAGAGATTAGCGCACGTATGGCTCGAGATGGCGAAGAGGTTTCGCTTCTAAACGGCAAAACTTATAAGCTAACAGCTGACGATATCGTGATCGCAGACGCCGAGGGGCCAGTTGGTCTGGCTGGAATCATGGGCGGTAGTGATAGTGAGGTGTCGTCTGAGACCAAAAATATTGTGATTGAAGTTGCGACATTTGATATGTACGCAGTGCGAAAAACCGCGATGCGACACGGTGTATTTACTGACGCGCTTGCGCGCTTCAACAAGGGCCAGTCGCCACTTCAAAATGATCGTGTTTTGGCTCGCCTTATGAAGATGATTCAAGATTTAACAGGAGCAAGACAAGCCAGTGACGTATATGATCTCCCAGATAAAACGGGTCAACTTGATGAGGTGTCACTGAGTGGTGAAATGCGTATAGCGACAGATTTTATAAATAGCCGGCTCGGTAGCAATCTGACGGTTTTTGAAATTGGCGGATTGCTGCGCCGTACTAATTTTGCCTCGTACCCGGCCGAAGACGATGGCCAAACGCTTATCATCGGCGCACCGTTTTGGCGTACCGATATCGTTGATCCTGAGGATGTTGTGGAAGAGGTCGGTCGTCTTTATGGTTTTGATAAGCTTCCATGCGAATTACCGTTGCGTGTTATGTCGCCAGCGCCGAGGAATGAATCTCGCAGTTTCAAGCAACAGGTGCGAGATAGCTTGTCACGTGCTGGTGCGAACGAGCTTTTGACTTATAGTTTTGTTCATGAAAATATTATGAAGCGCGCCGAACAGGATGTTTCTCGGGCATTTCGGTTGTCAAATGCGCTTAGTCCCGATCTGCAATACTATCGTCTCAGCATTTTGCCGAGTTTGCTCGACAAGGTCAACATGAACATTAAATTGGGATACGATGAGTTTACGCTATTTGAGATTGGTAAGGCTCACGATAAACGTGATCATGCGACCGACGACAACGGATTGCCGGGCGAAATTGAAATGATTGACGCGGTGTATGCTAGCAAGCGTCCGCAGTCTGGCTCACCATACTTCCGTGTACGTCGGTTAGTTATGCGTCTTGCTCAAGACCTGGGAATTACCCTAAAGACCGCACCAATAGAAGAAACCTTAGATGATCCATTTGTTGCTCCATTTGAGCAATCGCGTAGCGCGCTAGTGAAAACATGCGACGGTAAGAGCGTTGGTATAGTCGGCGAACTAAAAGCAAGCGTCCGTAAGTCATTTAAACTTCCTGAATATAGTTCAGCAATGAGTCTTGATCTTCAGGCTTTAAAAAAGGCTAGCGAAGAAAAGAGCAAGCAATATCGTCCTTTGAGTCGGTATCCATCGATTAGTCAGGATGTCACTCTTAAGTCCCGGGTTGATGTGGCCTATGAGTCGTTACTTGACACCACGCGGACTTCACTTGCTGAACGGGCTGGGGAAATAAATATAACAATTGACCCAGTGAGTATCTATCAGTCGTTAGACGACGCCGACCATAAGTCAACTACATTGCATATTACGTTTACGCACCCCGATCGGACGCTGACGGATGCCGACATCAAGCCACTTATGGATCACCTAGCTTGTGTCATGCTCTCTAAGTATGACGCCGAGCGTGTGTAG
- a CDS encoding NUDIX domain-containing protein: MITRAVVVGLMSGDKVCLLRRASNSDWEPNAWHMPGGTVEDDEEVQKAAVREIKEETGVLVKESDLIFLGVAIYRETKGRDVSVYFFATKKWTGQPEVCEPDKTRDIMWCDVAGMPKSVPAHAMRVFGDLSASHFLELRDGVVIYETKGVTHEG, encoded by the coding sequence ATGATTACACGTGCTGTTGTTGTTGGGTTGATGTCTGGTGATAAGGTGTGTCTACTTCGGCGTGCTTCTAACTCGGACTGGGAGCCAAATGCTTGGCATATGCCGGGTGGTACTGTTGAGGACGACGAGGAGGTTCAGAAAGCTGCTGTTAGAGAAATTAAGGAAGAGACGGGCGTATTGGTCAAGGAGAGTGATCTGATATTTCTTGGAGTAGCGATATATCGCGAAACTAAAGGCAGGGATGTGAGTGTATATTTCTTTGCAACGAAAAAATGGACGGGTCAGCCAGAAGTGTGTGAGCCGGATAAAACCCGGGATATTATGTGGTGTGATGTGGCTGGCATGCCAAAAAGCGTACCGGCACACGCAATGCGGGTGTTTGGCGATCTTTCGGCGTCACATTTTCTAGAGTTGCGTGACGGGGTTGTTATTTACGAAACGAAAGGTGTAACTCATGAAGGTTAG
- the pheS gene encoding phenylalanine--tRNA ligase subunit alpha: MTDLTELRALLIARVTESANPNDVLKSRELRELYAQIPKQAPEDRAEFGRRVNELKVAIEAEVAKKEVEAITATLPPIDVTAPMDVNAPIPDLLPTEHGTTHPLMREIETISDIFNRMGFVTEESREIDDQYHMFEVLNFPKGHPARDDYDTFMTVEKDSEGDPLIAPAHTSTMQNRTLVKYRDQLERGVPIAAIVPDRVFRNEDLDARHEHTFYQVEGIYVAKGVNVGNLVSTLQKFLEEYYGRTLNVRVNPFYFPFTEPSFEFALECPFCEKGCSVCSHSKWIELLGCGLIHPNVLRAADIDPSIYTGFAFGCGIDRLVMMKYQIEDIRHLESGKLNFLRQF; encoded by the coding sequence ATGACAGATCTCACAGAACTACGTGCCCTACTTATCGCGCGTGTAACTGAGTCCGCTAATCCGAACGATGTTTTAAAGAGCAGAGAGCTTCGCGAGCTTTACGCGCAAATACCCAAGCAAGCTCCAGAAGACCGAGCGGAATTCGGACGGCGCGTTAACGAACTGAAGGTGGCGATTGAGGCCGAAGTCGCTAAAAAAGAGGTCGAAGCAATAACTGCTACTTTGCCGCCAATTGATGTAACCGCGCCGATGGATGTCAATGCGCCAATACCAGACCTGTTGCCTACCGAGCATGGTACGACACATCCACTCATGCGAGAAATCGAAACTATTTCGGATATTTTTAATCGCATGGGGTTTGTGACCGAAGAGTCGCGCGAGATTGATGATCAGTATCATATGTTTGAGGTACTTAATTTTCCTAAAGGACATCCAGCGCGTGACGACTACGACACTTTTATGACAGTCGAAAAAGATTCAGAAGGCGATCCGCTGATTGCGCCAGCACATACTAGCACTATGCAGAATCGAACGCTTGTCAAATATCGCGATCAGCTTGAGCGTGGAGTACCGATCGCTGCGATTGTACCTGATCGAGTGTTCCGGAATGAGGATCTAGACGCACGACATGAACATACATTCTACCAGGTTGAGGGGATTTATGTGGCAAAAGGTGTAAATGTCGGTAATCTCGTCTCAACTCTTCAGAAGTTTCTCGAGGAGTACTACGGTCGCACTCTGAATGTACGGGTTAATCCATTTTATTTCCCGTTCACTGAGCCAAGCTTTGAGTTTGCGTTGGAATGTCCGTTTTGTGAAAAGGGTTGTTCAGTCTGTAGCCACAGTAAATGGATTGAGCTTTTGGGCTGTGGGTTAATCCACCCAAACGTGTTACGCGCAGCTGATATAGACCCATCAATCTATACTGGCTTTGCTTTTGGCTGTGGCATTGATCGATTAGTGATGATGAAGTATCAAATTGAAGATATCCGTCACCTTGAGAGCGGTAAACTTAATTTCTTGAGGCAGTTTTAG
- the rmuC gene encoding DNA recombination protein RmuC, whose protein sequence is MEIVLIILLIVVICGIGVVLFVFLQKFNEIKNTNAVELMKTDVTELSRSIMSLQQTMGDKLEKSNLGVQQSVQKQLTESAKLVADVTQRLARLDETNRRVINVADELKTLQNVLSNPKQRGVFGEFYLSSVLENVLPPGQFQTQYKFNDGEIVDAVIFLDKGQILPIDSKFSLENYNRMIEANGKEREQYLQKVKADLKGRVDETAKYIRPSEKTMDFAFMFIPSESLYYDLLVNNVGSGGSSRDLIEYAFREKHVIITSPTSFMAYLQTVLQGLRSLQIEEQAKDIQVRVGKLGQHIAKYDEYMKKLGNSLGTTVNHYNNAYKEFGKVDKDVVKIANSDSSVDPLLLDKPNVE, encoded by the coding sequence ATGGAAATCGTACTCATTATTTTGTTGATAGTAGTTATTTGCGGGATTGGCGTCGTATTGTTTGTGTTTTTGCAGAAGTTTAACGAAATAAAAAATACAAATGCTGTAGAATTGATGAAGACTGATGTGACAGAGTTGTCGCGTAGTATAATGTCGCTTCAGCAGACGATGGGCGACAAGCTGGAAAAGTCAAATTTGGGTGTACAGCAGTCGGTCCAAAAGCAGTTAACCGAAAGTGCAAAGTTGGTGGCCGATGTGACTCAGCGTTTGGCGCGGCTGGATGAGACAAACCGACGAGTCATAAATGTTGCAGATGAGCTAAAGACTCTGCAAAATGTACTGTCTAATCCAAAACAGCGCGGTGTGTTTGGCGAGTTTTATTTATCGAGTGTGCTGGAGAATGTCCTACCGCCGGGGCAGTTTCAGACACAGTATAAATTTAACGACGGGGAAATTGTTGATGCAGTTATCTTTCTAGACAAGGGGCAAATATTGCCAATTGACTCGAAGTTCTCGCTCGAGAACTACAATCGCATGATTGAGGCGAACGGTAAAGAGCGCGAGCAATATCTTCAAAAAGTAAAGGCAGATCTGAAGGGTCGAGTGGATGAGACGGCAAAGTACATTCGCCCGAGCGAGAAAACGATGGATTTTGCATTTATGTTTATTCCTTCCGAGTCACTCTACTATGATTTGTTGGTGAACAATGTTGGCAGTGGCGGTAGTTCGCGTGATTTGATCGAGTACGCGTTTCGGGAGAAGCATGTTATTATCACTAGCCCGACAAGCTTCATGGCTTATCTCCAGACTGTATTGCAGGGGTTGAGGAGCCTACAGATTGAAGAACAGGCAAAGGATATACAGGTGCGAGTCGGCAAACTTGGCCAGCATATTGCTAAGTATGATGAGTATATGAAAAAGCTAGGTAACTCGCTTGGCACAACGGTCAATCATTATAACAATGCCTATAAAGAATTTGGCAAGGTTGATAAAGACGTTGTAAAGATTGCTAATAGCGACTCTAGTGTAGATCCATTGTTGCTCGATAAGCCTAACGTCGAATAA
- a CDS encoding phosphatase PAP2 family protein: MEMIIKLLADWLMLPLIVLAMYGLLFRVPGNDRYDRYSRIFMAGITSYFTAKLLGSIWQPEQLRPFEQLGLNPGAAYLNNPGFPSDHALFAMFLVLAVWYGTRSRKMTISMAVMTLLICIGRVLALVHTPLDVVGGVAVAGVGALWYKNYAKKRLKARLAKPVKK; the protein is encoded by the coding sequence ATGGAGATGATCATAAAGCTACTTGCCGACTGGTTGATGTTGCCGCTCATTGTACTGGCGATGTATGGGCTACTATTTCGGGTGCCAGGTAACGATCGGTATGATCGCTATAGTCGAATTTTTATGGCGGGTATAACATCGTATTTTACTGCTAAGTTACTTGGTTCTATATGGCAACCTGAGCAACTTCGACCGTTTGAGCAGTTGGGGCTAAACCCTGGTGCGGCTTACCTCAATAATCCTGGCTTCCCGTCTGATCATGCGTTGTTTGCGATGTTTTTAGTGCTGGCTGTATGGTATGGTACGCGTAGCCGTAAGATGACTATTTCGATGGCAGTGATGACGCTACTAATTTGTATTGGTCGTGTGCTTGCTCTGGTACACACGCCCCTCGATGTTGTTGGTGGAGTAGCTGTTGCCGGTGTTGGGGCGCTTTGGTATAAGAATTACGCAAAAAAGCGACTGAAGGCGCGTCTAGCCAAACCCGTCAAAAAGTAG